A stretch of the Chlorobiota bacterium genome encodes the following:
- a CDS encoding serine hydrolase, translating to MKTILIYLLILISINSSLKSQWASKHNMSPNEYQTFFNSSTTSGMRPISISGYTVNGQEKYAALFEKKNGLGWIAKHGMSGADYQSNFTTLSQQGYQVSFISGYEVNGSIKYAAIWEKKSTNYIAKHGLTGAQFQTEFTTNTGNGFRLIFITSYANGNSANYAAIFEKSAGAPYYAHFGLDATTYQQKFNDYSAQGFVVQMVSGCNVNGVDYYSAIWEKVSSNLTSANHGIKGNNYQNVFDNKYYQGYKPVYINAFASSGTEKFNGIWENTNYTNTDLQKINNGVANYMTNQNVKALSLAVCKDGKLVFARGFGDANVSTGQDLSPNHSLRIMSISKSITSTGIMKLVEQGKLNLDQKVFGTGSIFGNKYSYPNTNKTNLETITPRMMLHHTSGLRTCNGEAEFHNSSSTYNDCMTVLLNDSKLFKFTPNTMANYSNTNFFILARIIEQKSGQNYETYLRNNVLTPCGVGNSMYVGANTGNPTSLEVSTYTPMVNMNLKMWDGFGGWVARPIDLLKVLVKFDGNVSKPDLISKALYDTMTTTTVLSNGYALGWIASNTKQTHNGCFPGTRSFLYYDKASGISFAAIVNNDPNEDGCGWDMQSKILDALKTVTQWPSYDLF from the coding sequence ATGAAAACAATTTTAATTTACTTATTAATTTTAATTTCAATTAATTCTTCATTAAAGTCTCAATGGGCGTCAAAACATAATATGTCGCCTAATGAATATCAAACATTTTTTAACTCATCAACAACTAGTGGAATGCGTCCAATCAGTATTAGTGGTTATACTGTTAACGGACAAGAAAAATATGCAGCATTATTCGAGAAAAAAAATGGACTAGGATGGATAGCAAAACATGGAATGAGTGGAGCAGATTATCAATCAAACTTTACAACATTATCTCAACAAGGTTATCAAGTTAGTTTTATTTCTGGATATGAAGTTAATGGGAGTATTAAATATGCAGCAATATGGGAGAAGAAAAGTACAAATTATATTGCTAAGCATGGTTTAACTGGGGCACAATTTCAAACTGAATTTACTACAAATACTGGAAATGGATTTAGATTAATTTTTATTACAAGTTATGCTAATGGAAACTCTGCTAATTATGCAGCAATATTTGAGAAGAGTGCTGGTGCACCTTATTATGCTCATTTTGGATTAGATGCTACTACTTATCAACAAAAATTTAATGATTATTCTGCTCAAGGTTTTGTAGTTCAAATGGTAAGTGGATGCAATGTTAATGGAGTTGATTATTATAGTGCAATTTGGGAAAAAGTTAGTTCTAACTTAACATCTGCTAATCATGGTATAAAGGGAAACAATTATCAAAATGTGTTTGATAACAAATATTATCAAGGATACAAACCTGTTTATATTAATGCATTTGCATCAAGTGGTACAGAAAAGTTTAATGGCATTTGGGAAAATACTAATTATACTAATACTGATTTGCAAAAAATCAATAATGGAGTTGCAAATTATATGACAAATCAAAATGTTAAGGCTTTATCTTTAGCTGTTTGTAAAGATGGAAAATTAGTTTTTGCAAGAGGATTTGGAGATGCAAACGTTTCTACTGGTCAGGATTTAAGCCCTAATCATTCATTAAGAATAATGAGCATTTCAAAATCAATTACTAGTACTGGAATAATGAAATTAGTAGAACAAGGAAAATTAAATTTAGATCAAAAAGTGTTTGGTACTGGAAGCATATTTGGAAATAAATATTCATACCCAAACACAAACAAAACTAATTTAGAAACTATAACACCAAGGATGATGTTGCATCACACTTCAGGTTTAAGAACTTGTAATGGGGAAGCAGAATTTCATAATTCTTCAAGTACTTATAATGATTGTATGACTGTATTGTTAAATGACTCAAAACTTTTTAAGTTTACTCCAAACACGATGGCAAATTACTCTAATACTAATTTTTTCATTTTAGCAAGAATTATTGAACAAAAGAGTGGGCAAAATTATGAAACATATCTTCGAAATAATGTATTAACTCCATGTGGAGTTGGGAATTCAATGTATGTAGGAGCTAATACAGGTAATCCAACATCTTTAGAAGTTTCAACTTATACACCAATGGTAAATATGAATTTAAAAATGTGGGATGGTTTTGGAGGATGGGTTGCAAGACCTATTGATCTTTTAAAAGTGTTAGTAAAATTTGATGGAAATGTATCTAAACCAGATTTGATTTCTAAGGCATTGTATGATACAATGACAACTACTACAGTTTTGAGTAATGGGTATGCACTTGGATGGATAGCTAGCAATACTAAACAAACTCATAACGGATGTTTTCCAGGTACTAGATCTTTTTTGTATTATGATAAGGCATCTGGCATAAGTTTTGCAGCAATAGTTAACAATGATCCTAACGAAGATGGATGTGGGTGGGATATGCAAAGTAAAATTTTAGATGCTTTAAAAACAGTAACACAGTGGCCAAGTTATGATTTATTCTAA
- a CDS encoding phosphoglycerate kinase, translating to MVPKSLDQFNFSDKRVLIRVDFNVPLDQGLRITDTKRISESLKTINFILEAGGKVILMSHLGRPKGKVILEYSLKPIYEYLKDVLNTNVLFIDNCIGNKVVTIIDSMKKGDVLLLENLRFHKEEEENNIDFSKKLASLCDIYINDAFGTSHRAHSSTEGITHFVKEKGIGFLLQKELKYLGDTIKNPARPFIAILGGSKVSGKIDVILSLLKKCDSIIIGGGMIFTFFKAIGKNVGNSLIEIDKIDLAKEIIIKAKESNVNLYFPVDVIISDKFSNESLIQTVNVDNIPDGWMGLDIGEKSIKLFSDIILTAKTIIWNGPMGVFEMSNFEQGTKKISEALVEATNNGSLTIVGGGDSAAAITKFGFEHSVSHVSTGGGASLEFLEGKLLPGVLALD from the coding sequence ATAGTGCCAAAATCTTTAGATCAATTTAATTTTTCAGATAAACGAGTTTTAATTAGAGTAGATTTTAATGTTCCATTGGATCAGGGTTTAAGAATAACCGATACTAAAAGAATTTCTGAATCTTTAAAAACAATTAATTTCATTTTAGAAGCAGGAGGAAAGGTTATTCTGATGTCACATTTGGGCAGACCTAAAGGAAAAGTAATTTTAGAATATTCTCTAAAACCAATTTATGAATATTTGAAAGATGTTTTAAATACTAATGTATTATTTATAGATAATTGTATAGGGAACAAAGTAGTTACTATTATTGATTCAATGAAAAAAGGTGATGTTCTTTTACTTGAAAATTTAAGATTTCATAAAGAGGAAGAAGAGAACAATATTGATTTTTCAAAGAAACTTGCTAGTTTGTGTGATATTTATATTAATGATGCATTTGGAACTTCTCATCGTGCTCATTCTTCAACAGAAGGTATAACACATTTTGTAAAAGAAAAGGGAATAGGTTTTTTATTACAAAAAGAATTAAAGTATTTAGGAGATACAATAAAGAATCCTGCAAGACCCTTTATAGCTATCTTAGGAGGTTCAAAAGTATCTGGAAAAATAGATGTAATTCTTTCACTATTAAAAAAATGTGATTCTATAATTATTGGGGGTGGTATGATATTTACTTTTTTTAAGGCAATAGGAAAAAATGTTGGGAACTCATTAATTGAAATTGATAAAATTGATTTAGCAAAAGAAATAATTATCAAAGCAAAAGAATCAAATGTAAATTTGTATTTCCCAGTTGATGTTATAATTTCTGATAAATTTTCTAATGAATCATTAATTCAAACTGTTAATGTTGATAATATTCCAGATGGATGGATGGGTTTAGATATTGGAGAAAAAAGCATTAAGCTATTTAGCGATATTATATTAACAGCTAAAACTATAATTTGGAATGGTCCAATGGGAGTTTTTGAAATGAGTAATTTTGAACAAGGAACGAAGAAAATTTCTGAAGCACTTGTTGAAGCAACAAATAATGGTTCTTTAACAATTGTTGGTGGCGGGGATAGTGCAGCAGCAATTACTAAATTTGGTTTTGAGCATTCTGTATCACATGTTTCAACTGGAGGTGGGGCATCATTAGAATTTTTGGAGGGAAAACTTTTACCTGGAGTATTAGCATTAGATTAA
- a CDS encoding DUF393 domain-containing protein yields MELNNIIFFDGICNFCNSTVNFIIKKDSKELYLFSPLQSEFALNFFAEKNYKVDDIDSIILFNNNQFLIYSDAILLIVKNLQYPFKLLFGFIIIPKFLRNMIYKFIAKNRYKLFGVKASCIVPNQRLKSRFIL; encoded by the coding sequence ATGGAACTAAACAACATAATATTTTTTGATGGGATTTGTAATTTTTGCAATTCCACAGTTAATTTTATAATTAAAAAAGATTCTAAGGAACTGTATTTATTTTCACCTTTACAAAGTGAATTCGCTTTAAATTTTTTTGCTGAAAAGAATTATAAAGTTGATGATATTGATAGTATTATATTATTTAATAACAATCAATTTTTAATTTATTCAGATGCAATTTTATTAATAGTAAAAAATTTACAATATCCTTTTAAATTATTATTTGGTTTTATTATAATTCCTAAGTTTTTAAGAAATATGATTTATAAATTTATAGCAAAAAATAGGTACAAATTATTTGGAGTTAAAGCAAGTTGTATTGTCCCAAATCAACGATTGAAATCAAGATTTATATTATAA
- a CDS encoding glycosyltransferase family 2 protein encodes MKTISGFTFIRNGVSLGYPFVESIKSLLPIVDEFVIALGFGNDETKTILANFKNPKILIIETVWDDNKRIGGTILAEQTDIALKHCKGEWCIYLQADEIIHEDDYQNIIENINNSDQDVEGLIFNWRHFYGSYNYLGVGRQWYRREVRAFKNSGKVVSWKDAQGFRTLDENGNTRKLKCKLIESRIFHYGWVRPPKIQMKKQVAFYKLYHQEDQENESEVYDTEFDYTNCYEVKLFKETHPKIILDRISNDSEWCNKFNPSKLIKKPIKVLLSDWIERKTGLRIGEYKNFKVIS; translated from the coding sequence TTGAAAACTATATCTGGATTTACTTTTATTAGAAATGGAGTTTCCCTTGGTTATCCTTTTGTTGAATCTATAAAATCACTTTTACCTATTGTAGATGAGTTTGTGATTGCTTTAGGTTTTGGAAACGATGAAACAAAAACTATTTTAGCTAATTTTAAAAATCCTAAAATATTAATTATTGAAACTGTTTGGGATGATAATAAAAGGATAGGTGGTACTATTTTAGCTGAACAAACAGATATTGCTCTTAAACATTGTAAAGGTGAATGGTGCATATATTTACAAGCTGATGAAATAATTCATGAAGATGATTACCAGAATATCATAGAAAATATTAATAATTCAGACCAAGATGTTGAAGGATTGATATTTAATTGGAGACATTTTTATGGAAGTTACAACTATTTAGGAGTAGGAAGACAATGGTATCGAAGAGAAGTTAGAGCTTTTAAAAATTCAGGAAAAGTTGTATCTTGGAAAGATGCTCAGGGTTTTAGAACATTAGATGAAAATGGAAATACTAGAAAATTAAAATGCAAATTAATTGAATCTAGAATTTTTCACTATGGATGGGTAAGACCTCCAAAAATTCAAATGAAAAAACAAGTTGCTTTCTATAAATTGTATCATCAAGAAGATCAAGAGAACGAAAGTGAAGTTTATGATACTGAATTCGATTATACTAATTGTTACGAAGTTAAACTATTTAAAGAAACGCATCCGAAAATTATTTTAGATAGAATCTCAAATGATAGTGAATGGTGTAATAAATTTAATCCGAGTAAATTGATTAAAAAACCGATTAAAGTACTATTAAGTGATTGGATAGAAAGGAAAACTGGATTAAGAATTGGAGAATACAAAAATTTTAAAGTCATAAGTTAA
- a CDS encoding oligosaccharide flippase family protein: MKQQLKQLSGDTVVYGVTTILQRFLSFILTPFYTHFLIPEQLGLQTNIFVVISFLMVLANAGMESAFFRYYSIAETDEEKKLTYWNALTTTWLVGGIIGLFIIIFPETFNSLAYLKVPINQFYLLRYAGIIIFLDVAAGITLALLRMTKNAKKFGTIKILSIVVNVLLNIFLLVVVKMSIEGVFIANIIQSAVQLILTLGYMHTMMPAKYEGKLLNEMAKFGVPTIASGISAMVLQNIDRPIMQVLKGSAAVGQYQASYRLGMFMMIFVSMFEFAWRPFFLQQSKKPNAKNLFSKIFTYFNLIGSALFLFISLFIVTLATYPIPFTNGKTVIAQIYWQGLYIVPIVLLSYLFNGWYTNFIVGIYIQKKTKTLPIITAVAASTEAILCFLFIPIFSIIGGAYATLGGYIVMSLGVYFYIQKHYFIEYEWRRILYNYIIVLTLWLTNYFLFDLMDISYKSLITKLILVLLYPICLFIFRFFHENEMKEIKIIFNRFKNN, from the coding sequence ATGAAACAACAATTAAAACAACTTTCAGGTGATACAGTTGTATATGGTGTAACTACAATACTCCAAAGGTTTTTATCATTTATATTAACCCCATTTTATACTCATTTTCTTATACCAGAGCAATTAGGTTTGCAAACAAATATTTTTGTTGTAATTTCATTTTTAATGGTTTTAGCAAACGCTGGTATGGAATCAGCTTTTTTTAGATATTACTCTATTGCTGAAACCGATGAAGAAAAAAAACTCACATACTGGAATGCATTAACAACAACTTGGTTAGTTGGTGGAATTATAGGACTTTTTATAATTATTTTTCCTGAAACATTTAATTCTCTCGCATATTTAAAAGTACCAATAAATCAATTTTATTTATTGAGATATGCTGGTATAATTATATTTCTAGACGTTGCTGCTGGTATTACTTTAGCATTACTTCGAATGACAAAGAATGCTAAAAAGTTTGGAACAATAAAAATATTATCAATTGTTGTTAATGTTTTGTTGAATATATTTCTGTTAGTTGTTGTAAAGATGAGTATTGAAGGAGTTTTTATTGCTAATATTATTCAATCGGCTGTTCAATTAATTCTAACATTAGGATACATGCACACAATGATGCCCGCAAAGTATGAAGGCAAATTATTGAATGAGATGGCTAAGTTTGGTGTACCTACCATTGCTTCTGGAATTTCTGCTATGGTTTTGCAAAATATAGACAGACCTATAATGCAAGTTTTAAAAGGCTCAGCAGCTGTTGGGCAATATCAAGCGAGTTATCGCTTAGGAATGTTTATGATGATATTTGTTTCAATGTTTGAATTTGCTTGGCGACCCTTTTTTCTACAACAATCAAAAAAACCAAATGCTAAAAATCTATTCTCAAAAATATTTACATATTTCAATTTAATAGGTTCAGCATTATTCTTATTTATCTCTTTGTTTATTGTAACCCTTGCTACTTACCCAATTCCGTTTACTAATGGTAAAACAGTTATTGCTCAAATTTATTGGCAAGGTTTATACATAGTTCCAATTGTATTGCTATCTTATCTTTTTAATGGATGGTATACTAATTTTATTGTTGGAATTTATATTCAAAAAAAGACAAAAACATTACCAATAATCACAGCAGTTGCTGCATCAACAGAAGCTATATTGTGTTTTTTGTTTATCCCTATTTTCAGTATAATTGGTGGAGCATACGCTACTTTAGGTGGCTATATAGTAATGAGTTTGGGAGTCTACTTTTATATACAAAAACATTATTTTATAGAATATGAATGGAGGAGAATTCTTTATAATTACATAATTGTTCTAACATTATGGTTAACAAATTATTTCCTTTTTGATTTAATGGATATTAGTTACAAATCTTTGATAACTAAGTTAATCTTAGTTTTACTTTATCCAATTTGTTTATTTATTTTTAGATTCTTTCATGAAAATGAGATGAAAGAAATAAAAATTATTTTTAATAGATTTAAAAATAATTAG
- a CDS encoding FKBP-type peptidyl-prolyl cis-trans isomerase, translating into MNKILGLFLILTILVSLSSCASTNKTQKNKMADTITTMSGLRYVENEIGTGVKVESGMTVKVDYAGFLTDGKIFDTSIASVGEANKFDRGGYPFEPIEFVVGKGSVIKGWDEGLTTNMMVGGKRRLIIPYQLAYGESGRPPVIPAKADLIFDVHVLSVK; encoded by the coding sequence ATGAACAAAATTTTAGGACTTTTTTTAATTTTAACAATATTAGTTAGCCTTTCATCTTGTGCTTCAACTAATAAAACTCAAAAAAATAAAATGGCAGATACAATAACTACAATGAGCGGATTACGTTATGTGGAAAATGAAATTGGTACTGGAGTTAAAGTAGAATCAGGTATGACTGTTAAAGTTGATTATGCTGGATTTCTTACTGATGGAAAGATTTTTGATACTTCAATTGCTAGTGTAGGCGAAGCAAATAAATTTGATAGAGGTGGTTATCCTTTTGAACCAATTGAATTTGTTGTTGGAAAAGGAAGCGTTATAAAAGGTTGGGATGAAGGTTTAACTACTAATATGATGGTTGGAGGTAAAAGAAGATTAATTATACCTTATCAATTAGCATATGGAGAATCTGGAAGACCTCCAGTAATACCAGCAAAGGCAGATTTGATATTTGATGTTCACGTTTTATCAGTTAAATAA
- a CDS encoding rhomboid family intramembrane serine protease: protein MGINDRDYMKSIKNFPGSNYFTTVILILIIINVIIFISGSILPGGIYEGDHIDLGQRMALLFALWPIKIEEFHFWQYFSYMFLHGSLSHLLLNMFALWMFGVQVERVWGSKKLLFYYFLCGLGAGLLHSFVTFFFSNGVISQTVGASGAIMGIMVAFGFLYPEARLLFMFFLPIKAKYAVFLFAAIDLYLGLFGSDQIAHFAHLGGALVGFVLLKTNFMSEVTKSSNLRIIDLPKAYSAINIVEPKTNNSISDQLNSSEQDQLNLILDKISNSGYQNLSEDEKIFLLNIGDKLN from the coding sequence ATGGGTATAAATGATAGAGATTATATGAAATCTATTAAAAACTTTCCTGGAAGCAATTATTTTACAACAGTAATATTAATATTAATAATTATCAATGTAATAATATTTATTTCTGGATCTATTTTACCTGGTGGTATTTATGAAGGTGACCACATAGATTTAGGACAAAGAATGGCATTATTGTTTGCTTTATGGCCTATAAAAATAGAAGAATTTCATTTTTGGCAATACTTCTCTTACATGTTTTTACATGGTAGTTTGTCACATCTTTTATTAAACATGTTTGCACTTTGGATGTTTGGTGTGCAAGTTGAAAGAGTATGGGGAAGTAAAAAATTATTATTTTATTATTTTTTATGTGGCTTAGGTGCAGGTTTGTTGCATTCATTTGTTACTTTCTTTTTTAGTAATGGTGTAATATCTCAAACAGTTGGAGCATCAGGAGCAATAATGGGTATTATGGTTGCTTTTGGATTTTTGTATCCTGAAGCTAGATTACTTTTTATGTTTTTCTTACCAATAAAAGCAAAATATGCTGTGTTTTTATTTGCAGCAATAGATTTATATTTAGGGTTATTTGGTTCAGATCAGATAGCTCATTTTGCACATTTAGGTGGAGCTTTAGTTGGCTTTGTACTTTTAAAAACAAATTTTATGTCAGAAGTAACTAAAAGCAGTAACTTAAGAATTATAGATTTACCTAAAGCTTATTCCGCGATAAATATTGTTGAACCTAAAACTAATAATTCAATATCAGATCAATTAAATAGTTCAGAACAGGATCAACTCAATTTAATTTTAGATAAAATATCAAATTCAGGTTATCAAAATTTATCAGAAGATGAAAAGATATTTTTGTTAAACATTGGAGATAAATTAAATTAA
- a CDS encoding peptidase S10: MNIFKFLLTFFIITSMALSEETKVPSPDKKPESPQVFPPPIITSHQIKVPGNVIKYNAETGYLTLRDEFGKAKGNIFFTSYTKGEVKDITTRPITFVFNGGPGSSSVWLHMGCIGPKRVLMNDDGTSKAPPYKYIDNEYSWIDKTDLVFIDPINTGFSRAVEGEEAKQFLGYSEDIQSVGDFIRLFTSKYDRWGSPKFLAGESYGTTRSAGLSAYLQDTYNLYINGISLISSVLNFQTLLFNRGNDLPNVLFLPSFCATAFFHKKLSTDLQSNFEKTMKEVEEFAINDYALALLKGDDLQKTDKQKIVEILSKFMGVSKEFISNCNLRPDIFRFTKELMRNDNLTIGRLDSRITGVDFDNAGENFEFDPSLDATISGPFSASFNHYIKSELKYENEIPYLILSNRVHPWSYSNVQNQYLNVAETLRTAMAKNSFLKVWVSSGYFDLATPYFATEYTFSHMGLNPDQKKNVSFTYYKAGHMMYIHKESLLKFKEDADKFYDNTLKQIN, encoded by the coding sequence ATGAATATTTTTAAATTTTTATTAACTTTTTTTATAATTACAAGCATGGCTTTATCAGAAGAAACAAAAGTTCCAAGTCCAGATAAAAAACCTGAGTCCCCTCAAGTTTTTCCTCCACCAATTATAACTTCTCATCAAATAAAAGTTCCTGGGAATGTTATTAAATATAATGCTGAGACTGGATATTTAACACTTAGAGATGAATTTGGCAAAGCTAAAGGAAACATATTCTTTACTTCATATACAAAAGGTGAAGTTAAAGATATTACAACTAGACCTATAACTTTTGTATTCAATGGTGGTCCTGGTTCATCTTCGGTATGGTTACATATGGGTTGTATTGGTCCAAAAAGAGTTCTCATGAATGATGATGGAACTTCAAAAGCGCCTCCATATAAATACATTGATAATGAGTATTCATGGATAGATAAAACTGATTTAGTTTTTATAGATCCAATTAATACAGGATTTAGTCGAGCAGTTGAAGGAGAAGAAGCTAAACAATTTTTAGGATATAGTGAGGACATTCAATCAGTTGGAGATTTTATAAGATTGTTTACTTCTAAGTATGATAGATGGGGATCGCCTAAATTTTTAGCAGGTGAAAGTTATGGTACAACAAGATCAGCTGGTTTATCCGCATATTTACAGGATACTTATAACTTATACATAAATGGAATTTCACTAATTTCTTCAGTATTGAATTTCCAGACATTATTGTTTAATCGAGGGAACGATTTACCTAATGTATTATTTCTTCCATCATTTTGTGCTACTGCTTTTTTTCATAAGAAATTATCCACAGACCTTCAAAGTAATTTCGAGAAAACTATGAAAGAAGTTGAGGAATTTGCTATTAATGATTATGCTCTGGCTCTATTAAAAGGTGATGATTTGCAGAAAACTGATAAACAAAAAATTGTTGAAATTCTTTCAAAATTTATGGGGGTTTCAAAAGAGTTTATAAGTAATTGCAATTTAAGACCTGATATTTTTAGGTTTACAAAAGAATTAATGAGAAATGATAACTTGACGATTGGTAGGTTAGATAGTAGAATCACTGGAGTCGATTTTGATAATGCTGGTGAAAATTTTGAGTTTGACCCAAGTTTGGATGCTACTATTTCTGGTCCTTTCTCAGCTTCATTCAATCATTACATAAAGAGTGAGTTGAAATATGAAAATGAAATTCCATATTTAATTCTGTCAAATCGAGTTCATCCTTGGAGTTATTCAAATGTACAAAATCAATATTTAAATGTAGCTGAAACTTTAAGAACAGCAATGGCTAAAAATTCATTTTTAAAAGTTTGGGTATCAAGCGGTTACTTTGATTTAGCTACACCTTATTTCGCAACTGAATATACTTTCTCTCATATGGGTTTAAATCCAGATCAAAAAAAGAATGTATCTTTTACTTATTATAAAGCTGGGCACATGATGTATATTCATAAAGAATCATTGTTAAAGTTTAAAGAAGATGCCGATAAATTTTATGATAATACTTTAAAACAAATTAATTAA
- a CDS encoding lytic transglycosylase domain-containing protein — MNNQKIYFVSLFSFIFFLLLSNRSFSQPPYPLLIKPYSFNLSQFKLPDSMFFCGEKIPLENPEIRKRMEREFYLNLQSDGQILLYLKRSGEYFYSFEQILKDESAPDDLKYLAVAESALFMSQSSKGAVGIWQFIPETARRYGLKVNEFVDERRNPEKSTRAAIKYLKSGKERFGSWALSATAYNMGEGATDDDLNFQQQSNFYDLYVNEESSRYVFRIAAIKEIMSNADKYGFNLKPEDYYKPRVTKVVQLDSAVENLSKWAILNSSTYKNIKLQNPWILKRSLPHPGNEPYMISVPID; from the coding sequence ATGAACAATCAAAAAATTTATTTTGTATCTTTATTCTCCTTTATATTTTTCCTATTATTAAGCAATAGAAGTTTTTCTCAACCTCCTTATCCATTACTAATTAAGCCATATTCATTCAATTTATCTCAATTTAAATTGCCAGATTCAATGTTTTTTTGTGGGGAGAAAATCCCATTAGAAAATCCAGAGATTAGAAAAAGGATGGAAAGAGAATTTTATTTAAATTTACAATCTGATGGGCAAATATTATTATATTTAAAAAGAAGTGGTGAATATTTCTATTCATTTGAACAAATTTTAAAAGATGAATCTGCCCCTGATGATTTGAAATATTTAGCAGTTGCTGAAAGTGCATTGTTTATGTCGCAGTCTTCTAAAGGGGCTGTTGGTATATGGCAATTTATCCCTGAAACTGCTAGGCGATATGGTCTTAAAGTAAATGAATTCGTAGATGAAAGAAGAAATCCCGAAAAATCTACAAGGGCTGCAATAAAATATTTAAAATCTGGAAAAGAAAGATTTGGTTCTTGGGCTTTATCTGCTACAGCATACAATATGGGAGAAGGTGCTACAGATGATGATTTAAATTTTCAACAACAATCAAATTTTTACGATTTATATGTAAATGAAGAATCTTCTAGATATGTATTTAGAATTGCAGCTATCAAAGAAATTATGAGTAATGCAGATAAATATGGATTTAATTTAAAACCAGAAGATTATTACAAACCAAGAGTCACTAAAGTTGTTCAATTAGATTCAGCTGTTGAAAACTTATCAAAATGGGCAATTTTGAATTCATCCACATATAAAAATATAAAATTGCAAAACCCATGGATTTTAAAAAGATCTCTACCCCACCCTGGCAATGAACCTTATATGATATCCGTTCCTATAGATTGA
- the ispG gene encoding flavodoxin-dependent (E)-4-hydroxy-3-methylbut-2-enyl-diphosphate synthase: MNPFEIPIIGQGSEQPIATAPFHRRVTRKVFLKGIPVGGNSPISVQTMTKTKTSDVEGTLAQINRCFELGVDIVRVTVNDKEAADAMFEIVKYSPVPIVSDIHFNHVFALKAIEANVAKVRINPGNIGSIERIHEVLGAAKEKNIPIRIGVNSGSLEEDILDKYGYPTPEALFESAMRHAGVCEDFGFTDVIISVKSTDVRLMIEAYRLIAARTDYPLHLGVTEAGTTKVGTIKSSVGIGTLLAEGIGDTIRVSLTDEPEREVEVGKEILRSLGLASRGVEIIACPTCGRLEIDLFKVTRELEEALQGVKKPVKIALLGCVVNGPGEASEADIGIAAGKGVGILYRKGEVVRRIREDEIVQAVLEEVEKFIPKE, translated from the coding sequence ATGAATCCATTTGAAATACCAATTATAGGGCAAGGAAGTGAACAGCCAATTGCAACAGCTCCATTTCACAGAAGAGTTACAAGAAAAGTTTTTTTAAAGGGTATACCTGTTGGTGGTAATTCCCCAATTTCAGTTCAAACTATGACTAAAACAAAAACATCTGATGTTGAAGGAACTTTAGCCCAAATTAACAGATGTTTTGAATTAGGTGTTGATATTGTTAGAGTTACTGTTAATGATAAAGAGGCGGCAGATGCTATGTTCGAAATTGTTAAATACTCTCCTGTACCTATTGTAAGTGATATTCATTTCAATCATGTTTTTGCATTAAAAGCAATAGAAGCGAATGTTGCTAAAGTAAGAATTAACCCAGGAAATATTGGTTCAATTGAAAGAATACATGAAGTTTTAGGAGCAGCTAAAGAGAAAAATATTCCAATTAGAATTGGTGTTAATTCAGGTTCTCTTGAAGAAGATATTCTTGATAAATATGGTTATCCAACACCAGAAGCACTTTTTGAAAGTGCAATGAGGCATGCTGGTGTTTGTGAAGATTTTGGATTTACAGATGTTATAATTTCTGTCAAATCTACCGATGTAAGATTAATGATTGAAGCTTATAGATTAATTGCTGCAAGAACCGATTATCCTCTTCATTTAGGAGTAACCGAAGCTGGTACAACTAAAGTTGGAACTATAAAATCTTCTGTTGGAATTGGCACTCTTTTAGCTGAAGGAATTGGTGATACTATCAGAGTTTCTTTAACAGATGAACCAGAACGTGAAGTTGAAGTGGGAAAAGAAATATTAAGATCTTTAGGACTTGCTTCAAGAGGAGTTGAAATAATTGCTTGTCCTACTTGTGGTAGATTAGAAATAGATTTATTTAAAGTTACCAGAGAATTAGAAGAAGCATTACAGGGGGTAAAAAAACCAGTTAAAATTGCACTCTTAGGTTGTGTGGTAAATGGTCCAGGAGAAGCAAGTGAAGCAGATATAGGTATCGCAGCTGGTAAAGGAGTTGGAATTTTGTATCGTAAAGGAGAGGTTGTTAGAAGAATTCGTGAAGATGAAATAGTTCAAGCAGTCCTTGAAGAAGTTGAAAAATTTATTCCAAAAGAATAA